One segment of Pandoraea pnomenusa DNA contains the following:
- a CDS encoding acyl-homoserine-lactone synthase, producing MDTLPPSTWRYAMRVDVQRGAQLVPSTRSEIARFRHRVFVEKLGWHVQASSACPRPTEGEESDEYDHDDTVYVTLRGREDAIVGCARLLPAKNRYLLGDHFRHLVDDLRAAVDVGDAVEATNASAGAKYGCASHVVDTPVWELSRFAWDQPEPNMPRGAGREASHGAHELLRAAVFTARALGARRLIGVTFVSLARLFVRIGVPTHKLGAAYRIDGRWVAAYRIDIDAQTLTALGLSGRRRKSRIRRPGGRRARSPR from the coding sequence GTGGATACGCTGCCTCCATCTACATGGAGGTATGCGATGAGAGTCGATGTTCAGAGAGGTGCCCAACTGGTCCCGTCCACCCGTTCCGAGATTGCGCGCTTTCGCCACAGGGTTTTCGTCGAGAAACTGGGTTGGCATGTTCAGGCCTCCTCTGCCTGTCCTCGACCGACGGAGGGTGAGGAGTCCGATGAATACGATCATGACGACACCGTCTACGTCACACTGCGCGGCCGGGAAGACGCCATTGTGGGATGCGCGCGTTTACTGCCGGCGAAGAACCGGTATCTGCTCGGTGACCATTTCCGACATCTCGTCGACGACCTCCGGGCCGCCGTCGATGTTGGCGACGCCGTCGAGGCCACAAACGCGTCGGCGGGTGCCAAATACGGCTGCGCGAGTCACGTGGTCGACACGCCCGTGTGGGAGCTGTCGCGATTCGCGTGGGATCAGCCGGAGCCGAACATGCCCAGGGGCGCCGGGCGCGAAGCCAGCCACGGAGCGCATGAACTCCTCAGAGCTGCGGTGTTCACGGCACGGGCCCTTGGCGCGCGGCGTCTGATCGGTGTGACCTTCGTGAGCCTGGCACGCTTGTTCGTGCGCATCGGGGTGCCGACACACAAGCTCGGTGCGGCCTATCGCATCGATGGGCGTTGGGTCGCTGCCTATCGCATCGACATCGACGCACAGACGCTGACCGCACTCGGCCTCTCGGGGCGGCGCCGCAAGTCTCGCATACGGCGCCCTGGGGGGCGCCGTGCGAGGAGTCCGAGGTGA
- a CDS encoding autoinducer binding domain-containing protein: MPALMHLLETIRDDCGEVNDANTLFARVNEFAQRIGFEYCSYGFRHPRSATQSEVRVFDSYPAGWMARYSERGYLAVDPTVHAGTQCQYLIKWRDPTLIPADAFWRDAHDFGLKHGVARSSWGPHGEFGLLSFGRSHDALNDVELKSLRVGVGVLANYTHEAMSRLLRPQRPPFDFDSLSAREREVLLWTAEGKTADEIGDILGISTRTVNFHIRNCLDKTGCRNKVQSAIRLVMWG; the protein is encoded by the coding sequence ATGCCCGCTCTGATGCATTTGCTTGAAACGATTCGCGACGACTGTGGAGAAGTAAATGACGCGAACACTCTCTTTGCACGCGTCAACGAGTTCGCACAACGCATCGGTTTCGAATATTGCTCGTACGGCTTTCGACATCCCCGCAGCGCCACCCAGTCGGAAGTCCGCGTGTTCGACAGCTACCCCGCCGGCTGGATGGCGCGGTACAGCGAGCGAGGCTATCTCGCGGTCGATCCGACGGTGCACGCCGGCACGCAATGCCAATACCTCATCAAATGGCGCGACCCCACGCTCATCCCCGCTGACGCGTTCTGGCGCGATGCGCATGACTTCGGTCTGAAGCACGGTGTAGCCCGCTCCAGTTGGGGACCACACGGCGAGTTCGGACTGTTGAGCTTCGGACGGAGCCACGACGCGCTGAACGACGTGGAGTTGAAGTCGCTTCGGGTCGGTGTCGGCGTTCTCGCGAACTACACGCACGAGGCGATGAGCCGGCTGCTGCGCCCCCAGCGCCCCCCGTTCGATTTCGACTCGCTGTCGGCGCGCGAACGGGAAGTGCTGCTTTGGACGGCCGAGGGGAAAACCGCCGACGAGATCGGCGATATCCTCGGCATCTCCACTCGCACAGTCAACTTTCACATCCGCAATTGCCTGGACAAGACCGGCTGCCGCAACAAGGTGCAGAGCGCGATTCGCCTGGTCATGTGGGGCTGA
- a CDS encoding DUF1801 domain-containing protein — protein MKKSFPNATEAAALIDARIAELNDWRGTILAHLRQIITQTSPNIVEEWKWRVPVWSCNGILCTGETYKTTVKMTFPKGASLPDPSGLFNASLEGNTRRAIDFHQGAPIDANALTELIRAAIKANQP, from the coding sequence ATGAAGAAATCCTTTCCCAACGCCACCGAAGCCGCCGCCCTCATCGACGCCCGCATCGCCGAACTGAACGACTGGCGCGGCACCATCCTCGCACACCTCCGCCAAATCATCACCCAAACCTCCCCCAACATCGTCGAGGAATGGAAATGGCGCGTCCCCGTCTGGTCCTGCAATGGCATCCTCTGCACCGGCGAAACCTATAAGACCACCGTCAAGATGACCTTCCCCAAAGGCGCCTCCCTTCCCGACCCCTCAGGCCTCTTCAACGCCAGCCTCGAAGGTAATACCCGCCGCGCCATCGATTTCCATCAAGGTGCACCCATCGACGCAAATGCACTCACCGAACTCATTCGAGCTGCGATAAAGGCGAATCAACCCTGA
- a CDS encoding iron-containing alcohol dehydrogenase, producing MNAFRFQTVPTVVVEFGAARRLGALLREQFPAGKRLCVVTDGFLHKSGLLAPALADLAKHDWQVSVIDDVIADPPEHVVLEAAERARAADAEIVLGLGGGSSMDVAKLLAVLLPGTQSIQEMYGVKKVTGSRLPLVQMPTTAGTGSEVTAVSIVTTGETTKMGVVAPQLFADLAILDAELTLGLPRAATAATGIDAMVHAIEAYTSAHLKNPISDMLAVKALELLSRNLLPACRDGADRHAREAMLLGAMFAGQSFANSPVAAVHALAYPIGGIFHVAHGLSNALVLSHVMRFNAPAASERYAELADVILPTHFTGSDEAKTDALIQHIESMIVDTAIPRSLREVGVKQDDLPRMASDAMRQTRLLVNNPREVTEADALAIYSAAF from the coding sequence ATGAATGCATTTCGTTTCCAGACGGTCCCCACCGTCGTGGTGGAGTTCGGTGCGGCCCGGCGCCTGGGCGCGCTGCTGCGCGAGCAGTTTCCGGCAGGCAAGCGTCTGTGCGTGGTCACGGACGGATTTCTGCACAAGAGCGGTTTGCTGGCCCCCGCACTCGCCGACCTGGCAAAGCACGACTGGCAGGTCTCGGTGATCGATGACGTGATCGCCGATCCGCCCGAACATGTGGTGCTCGAAGCCGCCGAACGCGCACGCGCGGCCGACGCGGAAATCGTCCTGGGCCTGGGCGGCGGTTCGTCGATGGACGTGGCGAAGCTGCTCGCCGTGCTGCTGCCAGGCACGCAGTCCATCCAGGAAATGTACGGCGTGAAGAAGGTGACTGGCTCGCGCCTGCCCCTGGTGCAGATGCCCACGACAGCCGGCACCGGATCGGAAGTCACCGCGGTGTCGATCGTGACGACGGGCGAGACGACGAAGATGGGCGTGGTCGCCCCCCAACTCTTCGCCGATCTGGCCATCCTCGACGCGGAACTCACGCTCGGCCTGCCCCGCGCCGCCACCGCGGCAACAGGCATCGACGCAATGGTCCACGCGATCGAGGCTTATACTTCCGCACACCTGAAGAACCCGATCTCCGACATGCTCGCGGTCAAGGCGCTCGAACTGCTCTCGCGCAATCTGCTGCCCGCCTGCCGCGACGGCGCCGATCGCCACGCACGCGAAGCGATGCTCCTCGGCGCAATGTTCGCAGGTCAATCGTTCGCCAACTCACCCGTGGCCGCCGTGCACGCACTCGCCTATCCGATCGGCGGTATTTTTCACGTGGCGCACGGCCTGTCGAACGCACTCGTGCTCTCCCACGTCATGCGATTCAACGCGCCCGCCGCCAGCGAGCGCTACGCCGAACTCGCCGACGTCATCCTGCCCACGCATTTCACCGGCAGCGACGAGGCAAAAACCGATGCCCTCATCCAACACATCGAATCGATGATCGTCGACACCGCCATCCCCCGCTCACTTCGCGAAGTCGGCGTCAAGCAGGACGACCTCCCCCGCATGGCCTCCGACGCCATGCGCCAAACCCGCCTGCTCGTCAATAACCCCCGCGAAGTCACCGAAGCAGACGCTCTCGCCATCTACAGCGCCGCTTTCTGA
- a CDS encoding ATP-binding cassette domain-containing protein, translating into MLEVGNLNVRFGATDILRGVQFSVPKGAIVGLIGRNGAGKTTTLRAIMGLVKANGGTLTFDGVNLAKAPSHERTSLGIGYAPEDRRLIPDMTVEENLCVPAWALKARDVQARLDKVYRIIPEAREWAPRRALQLSGGQQKLVAVGRALMTSSRLLMLDEPFEGVAPALSKRIAEVIGQMRGEGLAVILSGADLQHAGAVLDDVYRIDRGQMVA; encoded by the coding sequence ATGCTTGAAGTCGGAAATCTGAATGTGCGCTTCGGCGCGACGGACATTCTTCGCGGCGTGCAGTTTTCGGTGCCGAAGGGCGCGATCGTCGGTCTGATTGGCCGCAACGGCGCGGGCAAGACGACGACGCTGCGCGCGATCATGGGGCTGGTGAAAGCGAACGGTGGCACGCTGACGTTCGACGGCGTGAATCTGGCGAAGGCGCCTTCGCACGAGCGCACGTCGCTCGGCATCGGCTACGCGCCGGAGGACCGCCGGCTGATTCCGGACATGACGGTGGAAGAGAATCTGTGCGTGCCGGCCTGGGCCCTGAAAGCCAGGGACGTGCAGGCGCGTCTCGACAAGGTGTACCGCATCATCCCCGAAGCCCGCGAATGGGCGCCGCGCCGCGCCTTGCAATTGTCGGGAGGCCAGCAGAAACTGGTGGCCGTCGGGCGCGCACTGATGACGAGTTCGCGCCTGCTGATGCTCGACGAACCGTTCGAAGGCGTGGCGCCAGCGCTGTCGAAGCGCATTGCCGAAGTGATCGGCCAGATGCGCGGCGAAGGCCTCGCGGTGATTCTGTCGGGCGCGGATCTGCAGCATGCGGGCGCGGTGCTCGATGACGTCTACCGGATCGATCGCGGCCAGATGGTCGCGTAG